A single region of the Syntrophotaleaceae bacterium genome encodes:
- a CDS encoding integron integrase, producing MVVRVSERFADFVCGESVDSDIDQTSKSARPASPSDKNQPPKLLDLLKQALRVRHYSPRTEKTYCEWVKRYIFFHNVRHPAEMAEPEINAFLTHLAVKTKVSASTQNQALSALLFLYRHVLGKEIGELGEIIRAKKPKRLPVVMTREEVREVLNCLEGDRKLMAGLLYGAGLRLMECLRLRVQDIDFGRGEIVVRDGKGGKDRRTMFPKALIGPMKEHLARVKLLHEKDLTEEWGKVQLPDALARKFPNAPYQWRWQWVFPQENRWKNTRTGEEGRHHIHETLLQRAIKEAVSKAGIVKRIGCHTFRHSFATHLLEDGYDIRTIQELLGHKDVSTTMIYTHVLNKGGQGVRSPIDAL from the coding sequence ATGGTCGTCCGGGTATCGGAGCGTTTTGCCGACTTCGTTTGCGGGGAATCCGTGGACTCGGACATCGATCAGACCTCCAAAAGTGCCAGACCAGCCAGCCCAAGCGACAAAAACCAGCCTCCAAAACTGCTCGATCTCCTGAAGCAAGCCCTCCGGGTCCGTCACTACAGCCCCAGAACCGAAAAAACTTACTGTGAGTGGGTGAAACGATATATTTTCTTCCACAACGTCCGCCATCCTGCAGAAATGGCTGAGCCGGAAATCAACGCTTTCCTCACTCATCTGGCGGTAAAGACAAAGGTCAGCGCTTCGACCCAGAATCAGGCCCTTTCCGCCTTGCTGTTTCTCTATCGGCATGTCCTTGGGAAGGAAATCGGCGAGTTGGGAGAAATCATACGAGCAAAAAAACCTAAACGGTTGCCCGTGGTCATGACACGCGAGGAAGTAAGGGAGGTCCTCAACTGTTTAGAAGGGGATAGAAAGTTGATGGCCGGTTTGCTGTATGGTGCAGGACTTCGTTTAATGGAATGCCTTCGGTTGCGGGTGCAGGATATTGATTTTGGCCGTGGTGAAATAGTGGTTCGCGATGGCAAGGGAGGAAAAGACCGACGGACGATGTTTCCAAAAGCGCTGATCGGGCCAATGAAGGAACATCTTGCAAGAGTCAAACTACTGCATGAAAAGGACCTGACAGAGGAATGGGGGAAGGTTCAGCTGCCGGATGCTCTGGCGCGAAAATTCCCCAATGCACCCTATCAGTGGCGATGGCAGTGGGTCTTTCCGCAAGAAAATCGATGGAAAAACACCAGAACCGGTGAGGAGGGACGGCACCACATCCATGAAACCCTTCTTCAGCGGGCCATCAAGGAGGCGGTTTCCAAAGCGGGCATCGTAAAACGCATCGGTTGCCACACTTTCCGCCACTCTTTTGCCACCCATCTGTTGGAAGACGGCTACGATATCCGAACCATCCAGGAATTGCTGGGGCATAAAGACGTCAGCACGACGATGATTTACACCCACGTTCTCAACAAGGGCGGCCAAGGAGTACGCAGCCCAATTGACGCTCTTTAA
- a CDS encoding type II secretion system protein GspG: MSAFPLNEVLLLLALMMPNWNHDSLYMFEPKDIGLPTVTVFTKVVDDEWLIETAYAKRTFQKKSVEQMLDKTYSKISEEFLMHQFTEIESEGEKYQFSRLPGGDGGIHIKVNGNRTFDIYPKYSKYPLKMAMLKKDIPKVENHMKLYRLDNGNYPSKVKGNELLMSYYPELKDPWGRPYLYICDDSCRIISTGEDGKIGGDGVDRDIVIFSTKQ; this comes from the coding sequence ATGTCAGCTTTTCCTTTAAATGAAGTCCTTTTGTTATTGGCATTAATGATGCCAAATTGGAATCATGACAGTTTATACATGTTCGAACCCAAAGATATTGGTTTGCCAACAGTTACTGTCTTTACCAAGGTTGTGGATGACGAGTGGCTTATTGAAACCGCATATGCGAAACGAACGTTTCAAAAGAAATCTGTAGAACAGATGCTCGATAAAACCTATTCGAAAATTAGCGAAGAGTTTTTGATGCATCAATTTACTGAAATTGAATCGGAAGGCGAGAAATATCAGTTCTCACGATTGCCAGGTGGTGACGGCGGTATTCATATAAAAGTTAATGGCAATAGGACTTTTGATATATATCCAAAATACAGCAAATATCCTCTCAAAATGGCAATGCTAAAAAAGGATATTCCAAAAGTAGAAAACCATATGAAGTTGTACCGATTAGACAACGGAAATTATCCTTCTAAAGTTAAGGGCAATGAGCTATTGATGAGCTATTATCCTGAACTAAAGGACCCATGGGGTCGTCCATACCTATATATTTGTGACGATTCATGTAGAATTATATCAACGGGCGAAGATGGTAAAATTGGTGGTGATGGTGTTGACAGGGATATTGTTATCTTTTCAACAAAGCAATGA
- a CDS encoding fosfomycin resistance glutathione transferase yields the protein MIIGINHITLSVSDLERSFSFYTEVVGLKPVAQWARGAYLVAGEHWICLSLDHETRCGQRPEYTHVAFSVPAAAFSECANAIRSQGVSVWKENKSEGASLYFLDPDGHKLELHAGDLKSRLAALKEQPYEGLRLYL from the coding sequence ATGATCATTGGCATTAACCACATCACCTTGTCAGTCAGCGATCTTGAACGATCATTTTCGTTCTACACCGAAGTGGTCGGGCTAAAGCCCGTTGCACAGTGGGCGCGTGGCGCGTATTTGGTGGCTGGAGAGCACTGGATCTGCCTGTCCCTTGACCATGAGACGCGTTGTGGCCAAAGGCCCGAGTATACACACGTCGCCTTCTCTGTGCCGGCCGCGGCCTTCTCAGAATGTGCGAATGCTATACGATCACAAGGCGTATCAGTCTGGAAAGAGAATAAGAGCGAGGGTGCCTCATTGTACTTCCTCGACCCTGACGGACATAAGCTGGAACTCCATGCAGGAGATCTCAAGAGTCGCTTAGCCGCCCTCAAAGAGCAGCCGTATGAGGGGCTCAGGCTGTATTTGTGA
- a CDS encoding transposase codes for MARANRHRIPGCIWHITHRCHKKEFLLKFAHDRHRFVAWLREARNRFSLQILNYTVTSNHVHLLVKDNVEASSIPPAIQLVAGRVGQEYNQRKRRKGAFWEDRYHATAIESGEHLRRCLVYIDLNMVRAGVVNHPTEWAYGGYHEIQGNRRRNTLLALDALAEATETDGPCALAKAHREWVEEILASDKGRREEIWTKSVAVGSKQFVQKIQENLGARGAGRSVMANGDAYMLRESTETYKADFDPENRVIAPNNYYFWNDFF; via the coding sequence ATGGCAAGAGCCAATCGGCATCGCATTCCGGGCTGCATCTGGCACATTACCCACCGCTGCCATAAGAAAGAATTTTTACTGAAATTTGCCCATGACCGACATCGTTTTGTCGCCTGGTTGCGCGAAGCTCGCAACCGCTTCTCCCTGCAAATTTTGAACTACACCGTTACCTCCAATCATGTTCATCTGCTGGTGAAAGACAATGTCGAGGCCAGTTCCATACCGCCAGCCATTCAACTGGTAGCGGGCCGGGTCGGCCAGGAATACAACCAGCGAAAGCGTCGCAAAGGAGCTTTCTGGGAAGATCGCTACCATGCCACCGCCATAGAATCCGGCGAACATCTGCGCCGCTGCCTTGTCTATATCGATTTGAACATGGTACGGGCAGGAGTCGTGAATCATCCAACAGAATGGGCTTATGGCGGATATCACGAGATCCAGGGAAATCGCCGTCGCAACACCCTGCTTGCTTTGGACGCTCTTGCGGAAGCTACCGAGACCGATGGTCCATGTGCGTTGGCAAAAGCTCACCGGGAATGGGTCGAGGAAATATTGGCCTCGGACAAAGGCAGACGGGAAGAGATTTGGACAAAGAGTGTCGCGGTCGGCAGCAAGCAGTTCGTTCAAAAGATCCAGGAAAACCTCGGAGCGAGAGGGGCAGGGAGAAGTGTGATGGCAAACGGCGATGCCTATATGCTTCGGGAATCGACGGAAACCTATAAGGCTGATTTTGACCCCGAAAATCGAGTTATAGCACCAAATAATTACTATTTTTGGAATGATTTCTTTTGA
- a CDS encoding transposase — MARANRHRIPGCIWHITHRCHKKEFLLKFAHDRHRFVAWLREARNRFSLQILNYTVTSNHVHLLVKDNDEANSIPPAIQLVAGRVG, encoded by the coding sequence ATGGCAAGAGCCAATCGGCATCGCATTCCGGGCTGTATCTGGCACATTACCCACCGCTGCCACAAAAAAGAATTTTTACTGAAATTCGCTCATGACCGGCATCGTTTTGTAGCCTGGTTGCGCGAAGCTCGCAACCGGTTTTCCTTGCAAATCTTGAACTACACGGTTACCTCCAATCATGTCCATCTGCTGGTGAAAGACAATGACGAGGCCAATTCCATACCACCAGCCATTCAACTGGTAGCGGGCCGGGTCGGCTAG
- a CDS encoding alpha/beta hydrolase, which produces MKLINTQSVSIPITQLSQYSRSTNGNLYGSGHMAIILSNMDTNDKSEWDAIISDLISDEYMILTYDYFQHMDDQSRTLEDAVSFICDAGAKKIILIGASRGGVASIKVAARHMNNSCIVGVVAFSAPIEYEGTVFFNKDELSRIKIPKLLINSENDDGANDTRKMFELFENPKELLIYPGDAHGTELFDKERESIVKKLLDFTGAAFGVCD; this is translated from the coding sequence ATGAAATTAATCAACACACAATCTGTCAGCATTCCAATTACACAATTATCTCAGTATAGCAGGTCTACCAATGGCAACCTTTATGGTTCAGGCCACATGGCAATTATCCTTTCCAACATGGATACCAATGATAAAAGTGAATGGGATGCCATTATTAGTGACCTAATTTCGGACGAATATATGATCCTTACATATGATTATTTTCAGCATATGGACGATCAATCGAGAACTCTTGAAGATGCTGTTTCATTTATTTGTGATGCAGGTGCGAAGAAAATTATCCTTATTGGAGCAAGCAGGGGTGGGGTCGCATCCATAAAAGTCGCAGCTCGACATATGAACAACAGTTGTATTGTTGGCGTCGTGGCTTTTTCAGCTCCTATCGAATATGAAGGAACTGTCTTTTTCAACAAGGATGAATTGAGCAGGATTAAAATTCCTAAGCTCTTGATAAATTCGGAAAATGATGATGGAGCAAACGATACTCGTAAGATGTTCGAACTATTTGAAAATCCAAAAGAATTGCTAATCTACCCAGGGGATGCCCACGGGACAGAGCTATTTGACAAGGAACGAGAATCGATAGTCAAAAAGCTACTGGATTTCACAGGGGCAGCATTTGGAGTATGCGATTAA
- a CDS encoding type II toxin-antitoxin system VapC family toxin codes for MIVVDTNVLAYLYLPTDYTAKAEDLLQNDPEWMVPTLWRSEFRNVLALYLRKKLLTLNQAVAIQAEAESLLHESEYMVNSLDILQLVQQSK; via the coding sequence ATGATTGTCGTTGATACCAATGTCCTGGCCTACCTGTATCTGCCTACGGACTACACTGCAAAGGCCGAAGATCTTTTGCAAAACGACCCGGAATGGATGGTTCCAACTCTTTGGCGCAGTGAGTTTCGCAATGTCTTGGCGTTGTATCTACGCAAGAAGCTGTTGACATTGAACCAGGCCGTGGCCATTCAGGCCGAAGCAGAATCGCTGCTTCACGAAAGCGAGTATATGGTCAATTCTCTTGACATCTTGCAACTGGTGCAGCAAAGCAAGTGA
- a CDS encoding Arc family DNA-binding protein, giving the protein MKPKKEVPMPALTIKNMPDELYQKLKDAAHAHRRSLNSELIHCLETVLNPLRVTPAERLQRARSLRQQVPAGKVTPADIEDAIDQGRP; this is encoded by the coding sequence ATGAAACCAAAAAAGGAGGTGCCCATGCCCGCGCTGACCATAAAAAATATGCCGGACGAACTCTACCAAAAACTGAAAGACGCCGCCCACGCTCACCGCCGAAGTCTCAATAGCGAACTTATTCATTGTCTTGAGACGGTGCTGAACCCGCTCAGGGTTACCCCAGCGGAGCGGCTGCAGCGAGCACGGAGTTTGCGACAGCAGGTCCCCGCCGGAAAAGTGACGCCGGCCGACATCGAAGATGCCATCGATCAGGGGCGGCCATGA
- a CDS encoding SdpI family protein, with translation METNIAIATINIFCGILFIAISVPLMNRKIKMNNLYGFRISKAFESEKNWFDINEYGAKQLIIWSLPIIVIGIICFFIPTDEHPAFPAVLGAGPATVFSFIAIVKTARYAKNL, from the coding sequence ATGGAAACAAACATAGCGATTGCAACGATCAACATTTTTTGTGGCATTCTATTCATTGCTATAAGCGTCCCGTTAATGAATAGAAAAATCAAAATGAATAACCTATATGGATTTCGGATATCGAAAGCATTTGAGTCAGAAAAAAATTGGTTTGATATTAACGAATACGGAGCAAAACAGCTTATAATTTGGTCTCTCCCTATTATTGTGATCGGTATTATTTGTTTTTTTATACCCACCGACGAACATCCGGCTTTTCCTGCTGTTTTGGGGGCAGGCCCCGCCACTGTTTTCTCATTCATTGCAATTGTAAAAACAGCAAGATATGCGAAAAATTTATAA
- a CDS encoding LysE family translocator, translating into MLNLEFLITSFVVVLIPGTGVIFTISTGLTQGRKAAVFAAIGCTSGILPHLMATVLGLAALMHTSALAFQTLKYAGIAYLFYIAFATWRDKSTLAIEEKPFASTATGLILKAFLLNILNPKLTIFFLAFLPQFVQTQGSMKPIFQLILMSTVFMAMTFVVFVSYGFLAHAFRKRVIDSPRIQTWLRRSFAAAFVGLAAELSFADK; encoded by the coding sequence ATGTTGAACCTTGAATTTCTCATCACCTCATTTGTAGTGGTCCTTATCCCTGGCACTGGGGTAATTTTCACCATATCCACTGGCCTTACCCAGGGTCGAAAGGCTGCCGTGTTCGCGGCTATTGGTTGCACGTCGGGCATTCTCCCCCACCTAATGGCTACAGTGCTGGGTCTGGCTGCTCTCATGCACACCAGCGCACTCGCTTTTCAGACCCTGAAGTACGCAGGCATTGCCTATTTGTTCTATATTGCATTCGCCACCTGGCGAGACAAATCAACTTTGGCCATTGAAGAAAAGCCCTTTGCAAGCACGGCTACTGGTCTTATCTTGAAGGCTTTTTTGCTAAACATTCTCAACCCGAAACTGACTATCTTCTTTTTAGCTTTTCTCCCACAATTTGTTCAAACCCAGGGATCGATGAAACCGATCTTCCAGCTTATCCTGATGAGCACGGTTTTTATGGCCATGACGTTTGTTGTGTTCGTGAGCTATGGTTTTCTTGCACATGCTTTCCGTAAAAGAGTCATAGATTCGCCGCGAATCCAAACCTGGCTTCGCCGCAGCTTCGCAGCGGCCTTTGTTGGCCTAGCGGCAGAACTCTCATTCGCCGATAAATGA
- a CDS encoding SIS domain-containing protein yields MKQHIEYSLREAVMALDDLLANESALEAVESAGRLLIETFERRGRVFSCGNGGSMCDAMHFAEELTGRYRKDRAPLSASAISDPGHLSCVGNDLGYEQVFSRYLEAHGRPGDCLVALSTSGSSKNVLQAAEVARSIGVQVIGLTGCREAALAPFCKVHICTPAGQFADRVQELHIKVLHILIEIVERSLFPENYGE; encoded by the coding sequence TTGAAACAGCATATCGAGTACAGCCTACGAGAGGCAGTGATGGCTCTCGACGATCTACTTGCAAATGAGAGTGCATTAGAAGCAGTCGAGTCCGCAGGCCGTTTGCTCATCGAAACATTCGAGCGCCGAGGGAGAGTTTTCTCATGTGGCAATGGTGGATCCATGTGCGATGCCATGCACTTTGCAGAAGAGCTCACTGGCCGCTATCGCAAGGATCGAGCACCTCTATCGGCCTCAGCCATAAGCGATCCAGGGCATTTGAGCTGTGTGGGCAATGATCTTGGGTATGAGCAGGTTTTCTCCCGCTATTTGGAGGCGCACGGTCGTCCGGGGGATTGCCTGGTGGCTCTGAGCACGAGCGGGTCGAGCAAGAACGTACTACAGGCAGCGGAGGTGGCGCGGTCCATAGGAGTGCAGGTCATCGGTCTTACAGGCTGTCGAGAAGCGGCGCTTGCACCGTTCTGTAAAGTTCACATTTGCACCCCGGCGGGGCAGTTTGCCGACCGTGTTCAAGAACTGCACATCAAGGTTTTACACATCCTTATCGAGATTGTGGAACGTTCTCTCTTTCCTGAAAACTACGGCGAATAA
- a CDS encoding HAD-IA family hydrolase, producing the protein MIKWVVFDAMGVVFTVGDDTNDLLVPFVQERNRDISRDVINSAYHRASLGNISSCQFWDEIGLGDQYPAVESEYLDSMLTLDDAFIPVAKALSARYRLGLLSNDVSEWSKWLRLKFALDFFDCVIISGDVRVRKPDTAIYELFLQKSQASADTCVFIDDRHKNLSAAQTVGMKTIHFAREDGAGTSAADARIERFAELETAINNIHVGKK; encoded by the coding sequence ATGATCAAATGGGTTGTATTCGATGCAATGGGAGTTGTCTTCACAGTGGGAGACGACACCAACGATCTGCTTGTCCCATTCGTACAAGAGCGTAATCGGGATATTTCAAGAGATGTTATCAATTCAGCATACCATCGGGCGAGCCTGGGGAATATCAGTTCTTGCCAGTTTTGGGACGAGATTGGGCTCGGCGACCAATACCCCGCAGTGGAGTCCGAATACCTGGATAGCATGTTGACGCTGGACGATGCATTCATTCCTGTAGCGAAGGCCTTGTCCGCCCGTTACAGGCTGGGTCTTCTGTCCAACGACGTGAGCGAGTGGTCGAAATGGTTAAGGCTTAAATTTGCGTTGGATTTTTTTGATTGCGTGATCATAAGTGGAGATGTCCGGGTGCGGAAGCCAGATACAGCCATATACGAACTATTCCTCCAAAAATCCCAGGCGAGCGCGGATACCTGCGTGTTCATTGATGACAGACATAAGAATCTTTCAGCAGCCCAGACCGTTGGAATGAAGACGATACACTTTGCCAGAGAGGACGGGGCGGGGACGTCTGCAGCTGACGCACGTATAGAGCGGTTTGCAGAGCTGGAAACGGCCATCAATAACATCCATGTTGGAAAAAAATAA
- a CDS encoding class I SAM-dependent methyltransferase, with protein sequence MTRKTKNDEEIADHGKQVVQGHHHRGKSSESLLNKEAILAALRLEPGQTVLDAGCGNGYMSKEFSIRVGSSGKVFALDPDVIGIAALQKETSGTNIFAMVGDITAPTDFPPFSFDLIYLSTVVHGFSPIQFKGFATEVERLLAPGGRLAIVEIVKSDTPFGPPQSLRFSPEDLKKALAFPAQETVEVGEYFYLQIFGNPVEK encoded by the coding sequence GTGACACGAAAAACGAAAAATGACGAGGAAATCGCCGACCACGGAAAGCAGGTCGTTCAGGGGCACCACCATAGGGGGAAATCTTCGGAAAGCCTGCTGAACAAGGAGGCGATTCTTGCGGCGTTGCGGCTTGAGCCGGGGCAAACAGTGCTCGACGCCGGTTGCGGGAACGGCTATATGTCGAAGGAATTTTCCATACGGGTGGGAAGCAGCGGGAAGGTTTTTGCTCTGGACCCCGATGTCATCGGCATTGCAGCCCTTCAAAAAGAGACCTCGGGAACCAATATCTTTGCGATGGTAGGGGATATCACGGCCCCGACCGATTTTCCCCCTTTCAGCTTTGATCTGATCTATCTTTCAACGGTCGTTCATGGTTTCTCCCCGATTCAGTTCAAAGGGTTCGCCACGGAGGTCGAACGCCTGCTGGCGCCTGGCGGCAGACTGGCCATCGTCGAGATCGTAAAGAGCGATACCCCATTCGGTCCGCCACAGAGCCTCCGGTTTTCCCCGGAGGATCTGAAAAAAGCCCTGGCATTTCCCGCGCAGGAAACCGTGGAAGTCGGAGAATACTTCTATTTGCAGATTTTCGGGAATCCTGTCGAAAAGTGA
- a CDS encoding TspO/MBR family protein, with the protein MNKIAAKSVKQQWAGLLGWILLAFAAAAIGGAASVGAEGFYQQLNRPSWAPPGWLFGPVWTLLYLLIGISGWLLWRRHGVRRAKFAFTLYFLQLAANALWTWLFFAWRQGGLAFAEILLLWSLIVATIFAFWRLQAKIAAILLLPYLAWVTFASVLAFSMWQHNPGLLG; encoded by the coding sequence ATGAATAAAATTGCTGCAAAATCAGTGAAACAGCAGTGGGCGGGTCTTTTGGGCTGGATTCTCCTGGCATTTGCTGCCGCCGCCATCGGCGGTGCAGCATCGGTTGGCGCGGAGGGCTTCTACCAGCAGCTCAACCGACCATCCTGGGCGCCGCCGGGATGGCTGTTCGGCCCGGTCTGGACCCTGCTTTACCTGCTCATCGGCATTTCCGGCTGGCTTCTCTGGCGCAGGCACGGGGTCCGGCGCGCGAAGTTTGCCTTCACCCTCTATTTCCTTCAGCTCGCTGCCAATGCCTTGTGGACATGGCTCTTCTTTGCCTGGCGGCAGGGAGGGCTGGCTTTCGCGGAGATTCTGCTGCTCTGGTCCCTTATTGTTGCAACCATCTTCGCTTTCTGGCGTTTGCAAGCCAAAATCGCAGCGATTCTGCTCCTGCCCTATCTGGCCTGGGTCACCTTCGCCAGCGTTCTAGCCTTTTCGATGTGGCAACACAACCCGGGTTTGCTCGGGTGA
- a CDS encoding DUF2238 domain-containing protein: MVPAVLLGMYVVMFVLLGIAPYDRAVWVTENLPIVGIVLMLVLTWRHFRFSNGAYLLMAFLVFLHTIGGHYTFERVPFDWVTELFHFQRNHYDRMAHFTVGFYAFPCAEFLLRRRLVSSRLVLLLFPIFFIMSVAAGYELFEWQYAVLADSEAGIAVLGSQGDIWDAQKDMLADTLGAIFATGFFAMIHWRELPVGIEAKPA; encoded by the coding sequence ATGGTACCTGCCGTATTACTTGGAATGTATGTGGTCATGTTTGTCCTGCTCGGAATCGCTCCTTACGACAGGGCCGTGTGGGTGACGGAAAATCTTCCGATCGTTGGTATCGTTCTGATGCTGGTTCTGACCTGGCGGCATTTCCGGTTTTCCAACGGCGCTTACCTGCTGATGGCGTTTCTGGTTTTTCTGCATACGATCGGAGGTCACTACACGTTCGAACGGGTTCCTTTCGATTGGGTGACCGAACTGTTCCATTTCCAGCGGAATCACTACGACCGGATGGCCCACTTTACCGTCGGATTTTATGCCTTCCCTTGCGCAGAGTTTCTGTTGCGACGCAGGCTGGTTTCCTCGAGGCTGGTTTTGCTCCTGTTCCCGATCTTTTTCATCATGTCGGTTGCGGCCGGTTATGAGTTGTTCGAGTGGCAGTATGCGGTGCTTGCCGATAGTGAAGCAGGGATAGCGGTGCTCGGTTCCCAGGGAGATATCTGGGATGCTCAAAAGGATATGTTGGCCGATACCCTTGGAGCAATTTTCGCAACCGGGTTTTTTGCTATGATTCACTGGCGGGAACTTCCGGTGGGCATCGAGGCGAAGCCGGCCTGA
- a CDS encoding AMP-binding protein, translating into MPYTNKTIGAFFEDQVERLPDHEFIVYPDRNLRFTFRQFNERVNQLAKGLLAIGIGRGDHVGIWATNVPDWTTFMFATAKIGAVLVTINTHYRSFELEYLVRQSDLKALALIGSFRDHDYLLTVKQLIPELESCQRGQLKSARFPRLRNVIFIGQEKHRGMYNSRELMMLGDHYDDTELDRIKNSLDAHDVINMQYTSGTTGFPKGVMLSHYNILNNGYFIGDRQKFTEKDRLCLPVPMFHCFGCVLGIMAALTHGTTLVPLELFDPLLVLAAIQKERCTAVYGVPTMFIAELAHPMFDMFDLSSLRTGIMAGSPCPEETMRQVMEKMHCSEITIAYGLTEASPVITQTRTDDSVAQRTGSVGAVLPEIEVKIIDPETGGEVGIGERGELCCRGYNVMKGYYNMPEQTAEAIDADGWLHSGDQAVVDSDGYYRITGRIKDMIIRGGENIYPREIEEFLYTMDGVLDVQVVGIPDEKYGEVVGAFIIRKQGTDITEEDVIDFTRSRIAPYKKPKHVFFVDSYPMTASGKIQKYRLREIACEKLGIQKRVFADAAEG; encoded by the coding sequence ATGCCCTATACGAATAAAACCATCGGCGCCTTCTTCGAGGACCAGGTCGAACGCCTGCCGGATCATGAATTCATCGTTTACCCGGACCGCAATCTACGCTTCACTTTCCGCCAGTTCAATGAACGGGTCAACCAGCTGGCCAAAGGGCTGCTCGCCATAGGCATCGGCAGGGGTGACCATGTCGGCATCTGGGCCACCAACGTGCCGGACTGGACCACCTTCATGTTCGCCACCGCCAAAATCGGCGCCGTGCTTGTCACCATCAACACGCACTATCGCAGTTTCGAACTGGAGTACCTGGTCAGGCAGTCCGATCTCAAAGCCCTGGCCCTGATTGGCAGTTTCCGTGACCACGATTATCTGCTGACGGTCAAACAGCTGATTCCGGAGTTGGAAAGCTGCCAGCGCGGACAGCTGAAGAGCGCCAGGTTTCCCCGGTTGCGCAACGTCATCTTCATCGGCCAGGAAAAACATCGCGGCATGTACAACAGCCGCGAACTGATGATGCTTGGCGACCACTACGACGACACCGAGCTGGACCGGATCAAGAACTCTCTGGATGCTCACGATGTCATCAACATGCAGTACACCTCGGGGACGACCGGCTTTCCCAAAGGGGTCATGCTCAGCCACTACAACATCCTCAACAACGGCTACTTTATCGGGGATCGGCAGAAGTTCACCGAAAAGGACCGGCTCTGCCTGCCGGTGCCCATGTTCCACTGCTTCGGCTGTGTTCTCGGCATCATGGCCGCCCTGACCCACGGCACCACCCTGGTCCCGCTCGAGTTGTTCGATCCCCTGCTGGTGCTGGCCGCCATCCAGAAGGAACGGTGCACTGCGGTCTATGGGGTGCCGACCATGTTTATCGCCGAACTGGCTCATCCCATGTTCGACATGTTCGATCTCAGCTCCCTGCGCACCGGCATCATGGCCGGATCGCCCTGCCCGGAAGAAACCATGCGTCAGGTGATGGAAAAGATGCACTGCTCCGAAATCACCATTGCCTACGGCCTGACGGAGGCCTCACCGGTCATCACTCAGACCCGCACCGACGATTCGGTGGCCCAGCGCACAGGCTCCGTCGGCGCCGTTCTGCCGGAGATCGAGGTCAAAATCATCGATCCGGAAACCGGCGGCGAGGTCGGTATCGGCGAAAGGGGTGAGTTGTGCTGCCGCGGCTACAACGTCATGAAGGGCTACTACAACATGCCGGAGCAGACCGCCGAAGCGATCGACGCCGACGGCTGGCTGCATTCCGGCGACCAGGCCGTGGTCGACAGCGACGGCTACTACCGGATCACCGGCCGCATCAAGGACATGATCATACGAGGCGGCGAAAATATCTACCCGCGGGAAATCGAGGAGTTTCTCTACACCATGGACGGCGTACTCGACGTTCAGGTGGTGGGAATTCCCGATGAAAAATACGGTGAGGTGGTCGGAGCCTTCATCATTCGCAAGCAGGGCACCGACATCACCGAAGAAGACGTCATCGACTTCACCCGCAGCCGCATCGCGCCCTACAAAAAGCCGAAGCACGTCTTCTTCGTCGACAGCTATCCGATGACCGCCAGCGGCAAGATCCAGAAGTACCGCTTGCGGGAAATCGCCTGCGAAAAACTCGGCATTCAAAAGAGGGTTTTTGCGGACGCTGCGGAAGGCTGA